From one Bacteroides fragilis NCTC 9343 genomic stretch:
- the trmB gene encoding tRNA (guanosine(46)-N7)-methyltransferase TrmB, which yields MGKNKLEKFADMASYPHVFEYPYSAVDNVPFDMKGKWHKEFFKNDNPIVLELGCGRGEYTVGLGRMFPDKNFIAVDIKGARMWTGATESFQTGMKNVAFLRTNIEIIDRFFAEGEVSEIWLTFSDPQMKKATKRLTSTYFMERYRKFLVSNGIIHLKTDSNFMFTYTKYMIEENGLPVEFITEDLYHSDLVDDILGIKTYYEQQWLDRGLSIKYIKFLLPQEGELREPDIEIELDSYRSYNRSKRSGLQTSK from the coding sequence ATGGGAAAAAATAAATTAGAGAAGTTTGCCGATATGGCAAGTTATCCGCATGTCTTTGAGTATCCTTACTCGGCAGTGGACAATGTGCCTTTTGACATGAAGGGAAAATGGCACAAAGAGTTTTTCAAGAACGATAATCCGATTGTACTCGAATTGGGTTGCGGACGTGGCGAATATACCGTCGGACTGGGGCGGATGTTTCCCGATAAGAATTTTATCGCGGTAGATATCAAAGGCGCCCGTATGTGGACGGGAGCTACCGAATCTTTTCAGACCGGCATGAAGAATGTGGCTTTCCTGCGTACCAACATCGAGATCATCGACCGCTTTTTTGCAGAAGGGGAAGTGAGCGAAATCTGGCTGACTTTTTCTGATCCGCAAATGAAGAAAGCTACCAAGCGACTGACTTCTACCTATTTTATGGAACGCTACCGTAAGTTTTTGGTATCCAATGGAATCATTCATCTGAAGACTGACAGCAACTTCATGTTCACTTATACCAAATATATGATTGAGGAGAACGGACTGCCGGTAGAGTTTATCACCGAAGATCTTTATCATTCTGATTTGGTGGACGATATTCTGGGTATCAAGACCTATTATGAACAACAGTGGCTCGATCGCGGTTTAAGCATTAAGTACATCAAATTCCTGTTGCCGCAGGAAGGAGAACTCAGAGAACCGGATATTGAAATTGAACTCGATTCGTACCGGAGCTATAATCGTAGCAAACGGAGCGGATTGCAGACATCTAAATAA
- a CDS encoding MBL fold metallo-hydrolase, which translates to MNYKITTLAENSVYGKGLQGEHGLSLLVEAGEHKVLFDTGASDLFLRNARLLGLDLSDVEYVVLSHGHRDHTGGLYAFLKMNSVAKVVCKREVFRKKFKNERENGMLHPEALDKSRFWLVDETTEIVPGVFAFPDVKVVDRNDTHFEHFFTEIEGEMRPDTFEDELALVLKGEKSLSVLSACSHRGITNIIRAVQNAFPGLGLKLVMGGFHIHNAEEEKFNVISAFLGMKLPKRLGVCHCTGIDKYALFRQQFNDRVFYNYTGWVETI; encoded by the coding sequence ATGAACTACAAAATAACAACCCTCGCGGAAAACAGTGTTTACGGTAAGGGATTACAGGGAGAGCATGGGCTTTCCCTGCTTGTTGAAGCGGGGGAACACAAAGTGCTGTTCGATACCGGTGCTTCGGATCTGTTTCTCCGGAATGCCCGCCTGTTGGGACTCGATCTGAGCGATGTGGAATATGTGGTGTTATCTCACGGACATCGTGACCATACAGGGGGGCTTTATGCCTTTCTGAAGATGAACAGTGTAGCGAAGGTGGTTTGCAAGCGTGAGGTATTCCGGAAAAAGTTCAAGAACGAGCGTGAGAACGGAATGCTTCATCCCGAAGCATTGGATAAGTCGCGCTTTTGGCTGGTTGACGAAACTACGGAGATTGTGCCGGGCGTATTTGCGTTTCCGGACGTCAAGGTGGTGGACAGGAACGACACTCACTTCGAACACTTCTTTACGGAGATAGAAGGAGAGATGCGTCCCGATACTTTTGAAGATGAACTGGCATTGGTGTTGAAGGGCGAAAAGTCTCTTTCGGTACTGAGTGCCTGTTCACACCGGGGGATTACCAATATCATTCGTGCCGTGCAGAATGCCTTTCCGGGATTGGGACTCAAACTGGTGATGGGAGGCTTTCATATTCACAATGCGGAAGAAGAGAAGTTCAATGTGATTTCGGCCTTTCTGGGTATGAAACTTCCCAAACGTCTGGGAGTCTGTCACTGTACCGGCATTGACAAATATGCGTTGTTCCGTCAGCAATTTAACGACCGGGTGTTTTATAACTATACCGGTTGGGTAGAAACGATTTAA
- a CDS encoding branched-chain amino acid aminotransferase: MKEIDWANLSFGYMKTDYNVRINFRNGAWGELEISSSEVLNLHMAATCLHYGQEAFEGLKAFRGKDGKVRIFRLEENAARLQSTCQGIMMAELPTERFKEAILKVVKLNERFIPPYESGASLYIRPLLIGTSAQVGVHPADEYMFVVFVTPVGPYFKGGFSTNPYVIIREYDRAAPHGTGIYKVGGNYAASLRANKKAHDLGYSCEFYLDAKEKKYIDECGAANFFGIKDNTYITPKSTSILPSITNKSLMQLAEDMGMKVERRPVPEEELSTFEEAGACGTAAVISPIERIDDLENGKSYVISKDGKPGPVCEKLYNKLRGIQYGDEPDTHGWVTIVE, from the coding sequence ATGAAAGAAATAGACTGGGCTAATCTGTCATTCGGTTATATGAAGACAGACTACAATGTGAGAATCAATTTCCGTAATGGCGCATGGGGCGAACTCGAAATAAGTAGTAGCGAGGTGTTGAACCTGCACATGGCTGCCACTTGCCTGCATTATGGTCAGGAAGCCTTCGAGGGTTTGAAAGCTTTCCGTGGTAAAGACGGCAAAGTGCGTATTTTCCGTTTGGAGGAGAATGCTGCGCGTCTGCAGTCCACCTGTCAGGGCATCATGATGGCTGAATTGCCGACGGAACGTTTCAAGGAAGCTATCCTGAAGGTGGTAAAATTGAACGAACGCTTTATTCCTCCTTACGAGAGTGGAGCTTCTCTTTACATTCGCCCGTTGCTTATCGGAACCAGTGCCCAGGTGGGTGTCCATCCGGCAGATGAATATATGTTTGTTGTATTTGTCACACCGGTCGGTCCTTATTTCAAGGGTGGCTTCTCTACCAATCCTTATGTCATTATCCGCGAGTACGACCGTGCTGCGCCTCACGGAACCGGTATCTACAAAGTCGGTGGAAACTATGCAGCCAGTCTGCGCGCCAATAAGAAGGCTCACGACTTGGGTTATTCCTGCGAGTTCTATCTGGACGCAAAAGAGAAAAAATACATTGACGAATGTGGTGCGGCCAACTTCTTTGGTATTAAAGACAATACCTACATCACTCCGAAGTCTACTTCCATCCTTCCTTCCATCACCAATAAGAGCTTGATGCAGTTGGCGGAAGATATGGGCATGAAAGTAGAGCGCCGTCCGGTACCCGAAGAAGAGTTGAGCACTTTCGAAGAAGCGGGAGCTTGTGGTACTGCTGCCGTTATCAGTCCGATCGAACGTATTGACGACCTTGAGAATGGCAAGTCGTATGTGATTTCGAAAGATGGAAAGCCGGGACCGGTTTGTGAGAAGCTTTATAATAAATTGCGTGGCATCCAGTATGGTGACGAACCCGATACTCACGGATGGGTGACTATTGTTGAATAA
- the xseB gene encoding exodeoxyribonuclease VII small subunit, whose translation MPAKKKETYSQAIERLEKIVRQIDSNELEIDELSEKIKEANEIIAFCTGKLTKADQEIEKLLQEKRLSEE comes from the coding sequence ATGCCAGCCAAGAAGAAAGAGACCTATTCACAGGCTATAGAACGCCTGGAAAAGATTGTTCGGCAGATCGACAGTAACGAACTGGAGATTGACGAACTGAGTGAAAAAATAAAAGAAGCCAATGAAATAATAGCTTTCTGTACCGGAAAGCTGACAAAGGCAGATCAGGAAATTGAAAAATTACTGCAAGAAAAGAGGCTATCTGAAGAATAA
- the xseA gene encoding exodeoxyribonuclease VII large subunit: MQDTLSLYELNALVRRSLEQCLPDEYWVQAELSDVRTNSTGHCYLEFVQKDPRSNNLIAKARGTIWANIYRLLKPYFEESTGQLFTSGIKVLVKVTVAFHELYGYSLTVQDIDPTYTLGDMARRRREILRQLEEEGVLTLNKELEMPLLPQRIAVISSATAAGYGDFCHQLQHNPRGFYFRTELFPALMQGNQVEESVLAALDAVNARVDEFDVVVIIRGGGATSDLSGFDTYLLAAACAQFPLPVITGIGHERDDTVLDSVAHTRVKTPTAAAELLIDRMEEAADRLGALAEELHTRVFYRLEQERRRLALLQARIPSQVMRKLSESRIKLQMAKSNLSHAAETLLARQHHRLELLQNRIADASPQKLLKRGYSITLKDGKAVKSAACLQSGDELITRLYEGEVKSRVE; this comes from the coding sequence ATGCAAGACACGCTTTCTCTTTATGAACTGAATGCCTTGGTCCGGCGGAGTCTGGAGCAGTGCCTGCCCGATGAATACTGGGTACAGGCGGAGTTGAGCGATGTCCGTACAAACAGTACCGGGCATTGCTATCTGGAGTTTGTCCAGAAAGATCCCCGCAGCAATAATCTGATAGCCAAGGCAAGAGGAACGATCTGGGCTAACATCTACCGGCTGCTGAAGCCTTATTTTGAGGAGTCCACCGGACAGTTGTTTACTTCCGGCATAAAGGTGCTGGTCAAGGTGACGGTTGCTTTCCATGAATTGTATGGTTACAGCCTGACCGTGCAGGATATCGACCCTACCTATACATTGGGCGATATGGCACGCCGCCGCCGGGAGATACTCAGGCAGCTTGAAGAAGAAGGGGTGTTGACGCTGAACAAAGAGTTGGAGATGCCGTTATTGCCACAACGCATTGCGGTCATCTCTTCGGCTACGGCAGCCGGTTATGGCGATTTCTGCCATCAGTTGCAGCACAACCCGCGCGGGTTCTACTTCCGTACGGAACTTTTTCCCGCCCTGATGCAGGGCAACCAGGTGGAGGAGTCTGTATTGGCTGCCCTCGATGCAGTGAATGCCCGGGTGGACGAGTTCGATGTGGTGGTTATCATCCGTGGTGGAGGTGCCACTTCCGACTTGTCCGGCTTTGATACTTATCTGCTGGCTGCTGCCTGTGCACAGTTTCCGTTGCCTGTCATAACCGGCATCGGACACGAGCGGGACGATACCGTACTCGATTCTGTAGCCCATACCCGCGTGAAAACTCCGACAGCAGCGGCCGAACTGCTGATCGACCGGATGGAAGAGGCGGCAGACCGGCTCGGGGCGTTGGCCGAAGAACTGCATACCCGTGTTTTCTACCGCCTGGAGCAAGAACGCAGGAGGCTTGCTTTGCTACAGGCACGCATACCGTCACAAGTGATGCGTAAACTGTCGGAATCGCGGATAAAGTTGCAGATGGCGAAAAGCAATCTCTCGCATGCTGCCGAAACTTTATTGGCCCGCCAGCACCACCGGCTGGAACTTTTACAGAACCGCATTGCGGACGCTTCGCCTCAGAAACTGTTGAAACGAGGGTATAGCATCACTCTGAAAGACGGGAAGGCGGTGAAGAGTGCTGCCTGCCTGCAATCGGGAGACGAGCTGATAACCCGCCTTTACGAAGGAGAAGTGAAGTCGAGAGTCGAATAA
- a CDS encoding S8 family peptidase, with translation MKKLALIALVFVALGASAQQDTLKYRISLKDKAATTYSLDHPEKFLSEKAIARRQRQQLPVDSTDLPVCRRYVDAIRDKGVKIVAMGKWDNFVTVSCNDSAVIGEIAALPFVRATEKVWVAPSKPAAEDKRDSLANSPLKSENYYGPALRQIEISNGEKLHEAGFKGQGMTIAVIDAGYHNVDKIEAMKNIRILGTKDFVEPGSDIYAKGSHGMAVLSCMAMNDPYVMVGTAPEASYWLLRSEDEASEHLVEQDYWAAAVEFADSVGVDVVNTSLGYFTFDDSTKNYKYRDLDGHHALMSRQASKMADKGIVLVCSAGNSGASSWKKITTPGDAENVLTVGAIDRRGVLASFSSIGNTADNRVKPDVVAVGLNSDVMGTNGNLRKASGTSFASPILCGMVACLWQACPQLTAKEIIELVRQSGDRIDFPDNIYGYGVPDLWKAYQSVSKKK, from the coding sequence ATGAAAAAATTAGCACTTATTGCCTTGGTCTTCGTTGCTTTGGGAGCGTCGGCACAACAGGATACGTTAAAGTATCGCATCAGCCTGAAAGATAAGGCTGCGACCACTTATTCACTGGATCATCCCGAGAAATTCTTGTCGGAAAAAGCCATCGCCCGCCGCCAGCGTCAACAGTTGCCTGTCGACTCTACCGATCTGCCGGTCTGCCGTCGGTATGTGGATGCCATCCGCGACAAGGGAGTGAAGATTGTGGCTATGGGAAAATGGGATAATTTCGTCACCGTGTCATGTAACGACAGTGCCGTGATAGGCGAAATTGCCGCACTGCCTTTTGTGCGTGCTACCGAGAAGGTATGGGTTGCCCCGTCGAAACCTGCAGCGGAAGATAAACGGGACTCCCTGGCGAACAGTCCGCTCAAGAGTGAGAACTACTACGGTCCTGCCCTCCGGCAGATAGAAATCAGTAACGGCGAAAAATTGCATGAGGCCGGATTTAAGGGACAAGGCATGACCATTGCCGTGATCGATGCCGGATATCATAACGTGGACAAGATAGAGGCTATGAAAAACATCCGCATCCTGGGTACGAAAGATTTCGTGGAACCGGGAAGCGATATCTACGCCAAAGGATCGCACGGAATGGCCGTTCTCTCCTGCATGGCGATGAATGATCCTTATGTAATGGTGGGTACGGCTCCCGAAGCCTCTTATTGGTTGCTCCGCAGTGAAGATGAAGCGTCCGAGCATTTGGTGGAGCAGGACTACTGGGCGGCGGCTGTCGAGTTTGCCGATAGTGTCGGAGTAGATGTGGTGAATACTTCATTGGGATATTTCACCTTTGATGATTCTACCAAGAACTATAAGTATCGTGACCTGGACGGACACCATGCACTGATGTCCCGCCAGGCGTCGAAAATGGCGGATAAAGGAATCGTACTGGTGTGCAGTGCCGGTAATTCGGGTGCCTCTTCATGGAAGAAAATCACGACACCGGGGGATGCGGAGAATGTGCTGACGGTAGGTGCTATCGACCGGAGAGGCGTGTTGGCTTCGTTTTCTTCTATCGGCAACACAGCCGATAATCGCGTGAAACCCGATGTCGTTGCCGTGGGGCTGAACTCGGATGTGATGGGGACAAACGGTAATCTGCGTAAAGCGAGTGGAACCTCGTTTGCCTCACCGATCCTGTGCGGCATGGTGGCTTGCCTGTGGCAAGCTTGTCCGCAACTGACTGCAAAGGAAATCATCGAACTGGTGCGTCAATCCGGTGACCGGATCGATTTCCCCGACAATATCTACGGATACGGAGTGCCCGATCTGTGGAAAGCTTATCAATCTGTTTCGAAGAAAAAATAA
- the mnmA gene encoding tRNA 2-thiouridine(34) synthase MnmA, whose amino-acid sequence MKESKKRVLVGMSGGIDSTATCLMLQEQGYEIVGVTMRVWGDEPQDARELAARMGIEHYVADERVPFKDTIVKNFIDEYRQGRTPNPCVMCNPLFKFRMLIEWADKLGCDWIATGHYSRLEERNGHIYIVAGDDDKKDQSYFLWRLGQDVLRRCIFPLGNYTKQTVRDYLREKGYEAKSKEGESMEVCFIKGDYRDFLREQCPELDAEVGPGWFVSSEGVKLGQHKGFPYYTIGQRKGLEIALGKPAYVLKINPQKNTVMLGDAGQLRAEYMVAEQDNIVDEDELFACPDLAVRIRYRSRPIPCRVKRLEDGRLLVRFLAEASAIAPGQSAVFYEGRRVLGGAFIASQRGIGLVIEQNKDWK is encoded by the coding sequence ATGAAAGAATCCAAGAAGCGTGTTCTTGTCGGTATGAGTGGGGGGATAGACAGCACCGCCACCTGCCTGATGCTGCAAGAGCAGGGATATGAGATAGTGGGGGTCACCATGCGTGTCTGGGGTGACGAGCCGCAGGATGCCAGGGAGTTGGCGGCACGTATGGGGATAGAGCATTATGTGGCCGATGAACGCGTTCCTTTTAAAGATACCATTGTCAAAAACTTTATAGACGAGTACCGTCAGGGGCGTACGCCGAACCCTTGTGTGATGTGCAATCCGTTATTTAAGTTCCGGATGTTGATAGAATGGGCTGACAAGCTGGGGTGCGACTGGATAGCCACCGGTCATTACTCCCGGTTGGAAGAGCGGAACGGACATATCTATATCGTTGCCGGTGATGATGACAAGAAAGACCAGTCCTATTTCCTCTGGCGACTGGGACAGGACGTGCTGCGACGTTGCATTTTTCCTTTGGGTAACTATACCAAGCAGACCGTCCGTGACTATCTGCGTGAGAAAGGCTATGAAGCCAAGTCGAAGGAAGGGGAGAGTATGGAGGTATGCTTTATTAAAGGAGACTATCGCGATTTTCTTCGCGAACAGTGTCCGGAGCTGGATGCTGAGGTAGGTCCGGGATGGTTTGTCAGTTCAGAAGGTGTAAAGCTGGGGCAGCACAAAGGCTTCCCTTATTATACCATCGGACAGCGTAAAGGACTGGAGATCGCACTGGGAAAACCGGCCTATGTCTTGAAAATCAATCCGCAGAAGAACACCGTCATGCTGGGTGATGCCGGGCAGTTGAGAGCCGAATACATGGTGGCGGAGCAAGACAACATTGTGGATGAGGATGAATTGTTTGCGTGTCCGGACCTGGCGGTGCGCATCCGTTACAGAAGCCGTCCGATTCCTTGCCGGGTGAAGAGGCTTGAAGACGGGCGTCTGCTGGTTCGTTTCTTGGCGGAGGCGTCGGCGATTGCTCCGGGGCAGTCGGCCGTGTTTTATGAAGGCCGGCGGGTGTTGGGCGGTGCGTTTATCGCTTCGCAACGCGGTATCGGGTTAGTGATTGAACAGAACAAAGACTGGAAATAG
- a CDS encoding exodeoxyribonuclease X C-terminal domain-containing protein: MANPKLPGIPEAEQALLYAKLNEYNRGRMSYKEAGAYFVVLPRPGHPTYSVWIYSPTLEKNRLLFIHELSADINESLRMASTLFFFSRRCLLIVEYNEKRMQSNGDDIISFGRYRGHYLHEILKVDPAYLSWIAYKYTPKIPKQERFVAIAQVYHSVHLDIMQRKARQKREAGRFLGNEGEKLEGLNLKVVRVRLEDDPYKTRVMGTSVQFFVRQIVTLTDPSGNLVVLRISSKTPSPVSCQLPALEHEFRPGEIVHIASARIARTYESYGSKYTRLSHVKFHPAD; encoded by the coding sequence ATGGCAAACCCCAAATTACCGGGAATACCCGAAGCTGAACAAGCTCTGTTGTATGCCAAACTGAATGAATACAACCGGGGCCGCATGTCTTACAAAGAGGCAGGAGCCTATTTTGTGGTTCTGCCAAGACCGGGACATCCCACTTACTCGGTCTGGATCTATTCGCCTACACTCGAGAAGAACAGACTTCTGTTTATTCATGAACTCTCAGCAGACATCAACGAATCACTGCGGATGGCAAGCACGCTGTTTTTCTTTTCCAGGCGTTGCCTGCTGATTGTGGAATACAACGAGAAGAGGATGCAAAGCAACGGAGACGATATCATATCGTTCGGAAGATATCGCGGACACTATCTGCACGAAATCCTGAAAGTCGATCCGGCCTACCTGAGCTGGATAGCCTACAAATACACACCCAAAATCCCCAAGCAGGAGCGTTTTGTAGCCATAGCGCAAGTATATCACTCTGTACATCTGGACATCATGCAACGAAAGGCACGGCAGAAACGCGAAGCCGGCCGTTTTCTGGGCAACGAGGGTGAAAAGTTGGAGGGCCTGAATCTAAAAGTGGTAAGAGTGCGGCTTGAAGACGATCCGTATAAAACAAGGGTCATGGGTACTTCCGTTCAGTTCTTTGTACGACAGATAGTAACGTTAACCGATCCGTCCGGAAATCTGGTGGTCCTAAGGATTTCTTCGAAAACACCCAGCCCCGTATCCTGCCAACTTCCGGCACTGGAACATGAGTTCCGCCCCGGCGAGATAGTCCACATCGCCTCAGCACGGATAGCGCGCACGTACGAAAGTTATGGCTCAAAGTATACACGTTTGAGCCATGTGAAGTTTCATCCGGCGGATTAA
- a CDS encoding metallophosphoesterase family protein — protein sequence MAINDSAAQNTVLRFNKDGKFKIVQFTDVHFKYGNPASDVALERIGEVLDAEHPDLVIFTGDVVYSSPADKGMLQVLGQVERRHLPFVVTFGNHDNEQGKTRAELYDLIRGVAGNLLPDRGASPSPDYILTMKSSADASKDAALLYCMDSHSYSSLKDVDGYAWLTFGQVSWYRAQSAAYTARNGGKPYPALAFFHIPLPEYNEAAANENAILRGTRMEKACAPQLNTGMFAAMKEAGDVMGVFVGHDHDNDYAVMWKNILLAYGRFTGGNTEYNHLPNGARVIVLNEGTRTFETWIRQKGGVVDSTSYPSDYVKDDWRKR from the coding sequence ATGGCAATAAATGATAGTGCTGCCCAAAATACCGTTTTGCGATTTAATAAAGACGGTAAGTTCAAAATTGTCCAGTTCACCGATGTACATTTCAAGTATGGTAATCCGGCTTCGGATGTAGCTCTTGAACGTATAGGGGAAGTATTGGATGCCGAACATCCCGATCTTGTGATTTTTACCGGTGATGTCGTTTATTCTTCTCCTGCTGATAAAGGTATGCTTCAGGTGCTTGGGCAAGTGGAACGTCGGCACCTTCCGTTCGTTGTTACTTTTGGGAATCATGATAATGAACAGGGAAAGACCCGTGCCGAACTTTATGATTTGATTCGTGGAGTAGCCGGAAATCTGTTGCCCGACCGTGGTGCTTCTCCTTCGCCGGACTATATACTGACAATGAAATCCTCTGCCGACGCTTCAAAGGATGCTGCACTGCTTTATTGTATGGATTCACACTCCTACTCTTCGCTTAAAGATGTAGACGGATATGCGTGGCTGACTTTCGGTCAAGTCTCATGGTATCGTGCTCAAAGTGCCGCCTATACTGCCCGGAATGGTGGCAAACCTTATCCGGCATTAGCTTTCTTCCATATTCCACTTCCGGAGTATAATGAAGCTGCTGCCAACGAGAATGCCATTCTTCGTGGTACCCGTATGGAAAAGGCTTGTGCGCCACAGTTGAATACCGGTATGTTTGCTGCCATGAAAGAGGCAGGAGATGTGATGGGCGTTTTTGTAGGACACGATCATGATAATGATTACGCTGTGATGTGGAAGAATATTCTTTTAGCTTACGGCCGTTTTACCGGTGGGAATACGGAGTACAATCATTTACCCAATGGTGCTCGTGTTATTGTACTTAATGAGGGTACCCGGACGTTTGAGACCTGGATTCGTCAGAAAGGTGGAGTCGTGGATTCTACTTCTTATCCGTCTGACTATGTAAAGGATGACTGGAGAAAGCGTTAA
- the ispF gene encoding 2-C-methyl-D-erythritol 2,4-cyclodiphosphate synthase — MKIKVGFGFDVHQLVEGRELWLGGILLEHEKGLLGHSDADVLVHAICDALLGAANMRDIGYHFPDNAGEYKNIDSKILLKKTVELIATKGYQIGNIDATICAERPKLKAHIPSMQQVLAEVMGIDADDISIKATTTEKLGFTGREEGISAYATVLINRV, encoded by the coding sequence ATGAAAATAAAAGTAGGTTTTGGTTTCGACGTCCACCAATTGGTCGAAGGACGTGAACTTTGGTTAGGAGGCATTCTTTTGGAACATGAAAAAGGATTGTTGGGACATTCGGATGCCGATGTATTGGTGCATGCTATTTGTGATGCCTTGCTGGGTGCTGCCAACATGCGTGATATCGGTTATCACTTCCCTGACAATGCCGGTGAATATAAGAATATAGACAGCAAGATTTTATTAAAGAAAACAGTGGAGCTGATTGCTACCAAAGGCTATCAGATCGGTAATATCGACGCCACTATCTGTGCGGAGCGCCCTAAACTGAAAGCCCATATCCCTTCGATGCAGCAAGTGCTTGCCGAAGTGATGGGGATCGATGCAGATGATATTTCCATTAAAGCCACTACCACCGAGAAACTTGGTTTTACCGGGCGGGAAGAAGGTATTTCCGCCTATGCAACCGTGCTGATCAATCGCGTGTGA
- a CDS encoding fumarylacetoacetate hydrolase family protein has product MKIIAVGMNYARHNEELGHTLENKEPVIFMKPDSAILKDGKPFFIPDFSNEVHYETELVVRINRLGKNIASRFAHRYYDAVTVGIDFTARDLQRRFREAGNPWELCKGFDSSAAIGTFVPVEQLADVQNLHFHLDIDGKTVQQGHTADMLFRVDDIIAYVSRFVTLKIGDLLFTGTPVGVGPVSIGQHLEGYLETEKLLDFYIR; this is encoded by the coding sequence ATGAAGATTATAGCTGTTGGAATGAATTATGCCCGGCACAACGAGGAACTGGGACATACGTTGGAGAATAAAGAGCCGGTAATTTTCATGAAACCCGATTCGGCCATCCTTAAAGATGGCAAACCTTTCTTTATTCCCGATTTTTCGAATGAAGTGCATTATGAAACAGAACTGGTAGTGCGCATCAATCGCTTGGGAAAGAATATAGCTTCACGCTTTGCTCATCGTTATTATGATGCGGTGACAGTCGGCATCGACTTCACTGCACGCGATTTACAGCGCAGGTTTCGTGAAGCCGGCAATCCTTGGGAATTATGTAAAGGTTTCGATAGTTCCGCTGCCATTGGCACATTTGTACCGGTAGAGCAACTGGCCGATGTGCAGAATCTTCATTTCCACCTGGATATAGACGGGAAAACGGTACAGCAGGGGCACACTGCCGATATGCTGTTCCGGGTAGACGATATCATTGCTTATGTCAGCCGCTTTGTGACTCTGAAAATCGGTGACCTTCTTTTCACCGGTACGCCTGTAGGGGTCGGTCCGGTCAGTATCGGCCAGCATTTGGAGGGATACCTTGAAACCGAGAAGTTGCTTGATTTCTATATCCGGTAA
- a CDS encoding redox-sensing transcriptional repressor Rex, whose protein sequence is MTMNNQIQHKDSTKVPEPTLRRLPWYLSNVKLLKQKGERYVSSTQISKEINIDASQIAKDLSYVNISGRTRVGYEVDALIAVLEDFLGFTNMHKAFLFGVGSLGGALLRDSGLSHFGLEIVAAFDVNPSLVGTTLNGIPIFHSDDFQKKMQEYGVHIGVLTVPIEIAQCITDTMVAGGIKAVWNFTPFRIRVPEDIVVQNTSLYAHLAVMFNRLNFNEIE, encoded by the coding sequence GTGACTATGAACAATCAGATACAGCATAAAGACAGTACAAAGGTTCCGGAGCCTACTTTGCGTCGGCTGCCTTGGTATCTTTCGAATGTAAAGTTGCTGAAGCAGAAAGGTGAACGTTACGTCTCTTCTACCCAGATCTCCAAAGAAATAAACATCGATGCTTCGCAGATTGCGAAAGATTTGTCGTATGTTAATATTTCCGGTCGTACGCGGGTGGGGTATGAAGTGGATGCGCTGATTGCCGTTCTGGAAGATTTTCTTGGCTTTACAAATATGCACAAGGCTTTCCTGTTCGGTGTAGGAAGTCTGGGAGGAGCTTTATTGCGTGATTCCGGACTTAGCCATTTCGGCTTGGAGATTGTAGCTGCTTTTGATGTAAACCCGTCGCTGGTAGGCACTACGCTCAATGGGATTCCCATTTTCCACTCTGACGATTTTCAGAAGAAGATGCAGGAGTACGGTGTGCACATCGGTGTACTGACCGTGCCCATCGAGATTGCCCAATGCATTACAGATACGATGGTGGCCGGTGGTATTAAAGCCGTCTGGAATTTTACTCCTTTCCGTATTCGTGTTCCGGAAGATATCGTGGTGCAGAACACATCACTTTACGCTCACCTCGCTGTTATGTTTAATCGTTTGAATTTTAATGAAATAGAATAG
- a CDS encoding translation initiation factor — MKNSDWKDRLNVVYSTNPDYNYEMDDDEEQVTLEPSQQNLRVQLDRKNRGGKVVTLITGFVGTENDLKDLGKLLKTKCGVGGSAKDGEIIVQGNFKQKIVELLKKEGYTKTKAVGG, encoded by the coding sequence ATGAAGAACAGCGATTGGAAAGACCGGCTGAACGTGGTTTACTCCACCAACCCGGATTATAATTATGAGATGGATGATGACGAAGAGCAAGTAACCCTGGAACCGTCACAACAGAACTTACGGGTGCAATTGGATCGGAAAAACCGGGGCGGCAAAGTCGTAACCCTAATTACCGGCTTTGTCGGCACCGAGAACGACCTGAAAGATTTGGGAAAACTCCTCAAGACGAAATGTGGAGTAGGCGGATCGGCTAAAGACGGAGAGATTATCGTTCAGGGAAACTTCAAACAAAAAATAGTAGAACTGCTGAAGAAAGAAGGATATACGAAAACAAAAGCAGTAGGAGGATAA